In Gimesia benthica, a single window of DNA contains:
- a CDS encoding sialidase family protein → MPPFILRPAKTCSLFLLIILSLLQTTRAGDLQKTTLFSARDGEYHHYRIPGIIATSKGTLLAYCEARKTAGDWADIDILMRRSTDGGQTWAKPQVIHNAKEETVNNVVAFNDAQTGQVHLLYCENYARCYYTQSNDDGQTFSPRVEITPVFEEFRKEYDWNVIATGPGHGIQLQNGRLLVPVWLSTGGKKHRPSCVSIIFSDDHGKTWHRGEIIVNQGDQIAAETILNPSETVAAQLFNDKVLVNIRTESKPHRRLIAVSENGATGWSEKHFDPQLLEPVCMGSILRVPAGKSQPQNAIVFANPDNLEGSSKRRGPNRDRKNLTLQVSFNDCQSWIGKRVLESGISGYSDLAALPDGTIVCFYEDGGLKNNGYDTTGLTVARFPLKWILED, encoded by the coding sequence ATGCCCCCTTTTATCCTGCGCCCGGCGAAAACCTGTTCCCTGTTCCTGTTGATAATCTTAAGCCTGCTGCAGACCACTCGAGCAGGCGACCTGCAAAAGACAACGCTGTTTTCCGCCCGGGATGGTGAATATCACCACTACAGAATTCCTGGCATCATCGCCACCAGCAAAGGCACACTGCTCGCTTACTGCGAAGCCCGCAAGACAGCTGGCGACTGGGCCGATATCGATATTTTGATGCGCCGCAGTACCGATGGGGGACAGACCTGGGCAAAGCCACAGGTCATTCACAATGCGAAAGAAGAAACAGTCAACAATGTCGTTGCCTTCAACGATGCCCAGACCGGACAGGTGCATCTCCTCTATTGTGAAAACTATGCCCGCTGTTATTACACCCAAAGTAATGACGACGGACAGACCTTCAGCCCTCGCGTAGAAATCACCCCGGTCTTTGAAGAGTTCCGCAAAGAGTACGACTGGAATGTCATCGCCACCGGTCCCGGACATGGTATTCAACTGCAGAATGGGCGGCTGCTGGTGCCGGTCTGGCTGTCGACCGGAGGGAAGAAACATCGCCCTTCCTGCGTCTCCATAATCTTTAGCGACGATCACGGCAAGACCTGGCACCGCGGCGAGATCATCGTCAACCAGGGGGATCAGATCGCAGCCGAGACGATCCTCAATCCCAGCGAAACGGTTGCAGCCCAGTTGTTTAATGACAAAGTCCTCGTGAATATCCGCACCGAATCGAAGCCGCACCGTCGGTTGATTGCCGTCAGTGAGAACGGCGCGACCGGCTGGTCTGAAAAGCATTTTGACCCACAACTGCTCGAACCGGTCTGCATGGGCAGCATCCTGCGCGTCCCGGCGGGCAAGTCTCAGCCTCAGAATGCCATCGTGTTTGCGAACCCCGATAACCTGGAAGGTTCCAGCAAACGCAGAGGCCCCAACCGGGACCGCAAAAACCTGACACTGCAGGTAAGCTTCAATGACTGCCAGTCCTGGATCGGCAAAAGAGTGCTCGAATCGGGGATCAGTGGCTACAGCGATCTGGCAGCACTTCCGGACGGTACCATTGTCTGCTTCTACGAAGATGGCGGCCTGAAAAATAACGGTTACGACACAACCGGCTTGACAGTGGCTCGATTTCCATTGAAATGGATATTGGAGGATTGA
- a CDS encoding FAD-dependent oxidoreductase, which translates to MPRSLIPVVVLFYSLLVILSPLSAAEPDHKVDICVYGGTSGGVVAAVKAARLGKTAILIEPGQHLGGMSSGGLSFSDMGKSATVAGMAHEFYERIGKKYGKPLETRLEPHIAEAVFEEMIKEAGVKVIRGEPLQKVQKQGPRIVELTTEQGTRIAAEMFIDCTYEGDLLAAAGVSYSLTREANSQYDETLNGVQLYEIPQVHFGKYDKIGRRKDRRGLWDRAIPLDPYKIPGKPESGLLPLIEEGELGTIGEAAPGVQAYCFRLCVTDQPENRIPIASPANYDPARYEIVARYIAACEKAGDDMDLRWFTKHDALPNGKFDFNTAYFGLNYVGGNKGYSEASHAERQQIIKEHENYARGLFYFLKTDERVPQKVRDQVSRYGLCKDEFQDNGGWPHQLYIRESRRMVSDLVMTEHYCRHQVVAPKSVGLASYGIDIHEIRRIVHNGVMVREGKLLGHHSTRGPYPIGFDAIVPKVEECDNLLVTFAISASHVAFGSTRMEPVLMILSQSAATAASQAIDVGCAIQDVNYQRLRTQLLADGQLLDWPSPVQNGKSTARVIVNAETLPGIVLDNSDAKYTGSWAESNGQPSPIGRNYSHDGNKDRGQKSARFTPAIKQSGDYEVRLIYTWHPNRSSKVPVTIQSADGKKTIIINQRQPALVKQVPVSLGTFHFEAGQPASVTVSNQGADGFVVVDGLQLLLVKLAEAERAGKRKSGYPQLTMEAKPKFRQPNAAQAAQVAFSPLAEKTLPRTPGESTRHSSEPVQLARSADADEVAGKSYDIVVVGGTGGGVATAVRAAREGCSVLLVQHNGHIGGMMTNGLMQWDALYGGPRSPLFSELLENIENYYIDTFGRDSRDHQTIRYTHEKYPIGWAEPHVAEREYNRLVAQEKNITLLLHHYPTDVDRQGSLIQSVTLCRYGTPETIQVKGTTFVDATYEGDLFALADVPYRVGREARDEYDEPHAGKVFVNIDGHRPESVVKERLNIRVYGAREGSIDPTSPFSADGAVQAYNYRFCVTSDPANRLPIPKPASYDRADYLDFHRRYIPASQGSNHKSHVNSPIMPGQNHAYPEADWPTREKIIQQHLDFGLGLMWFLQHDESIPAAKRQEYLKWGLPKDEYADYDHVPYEMYVREARRIVGRHVFNENDGMLADGYHRTPIHQDSIAVTDWYMDSHSCTTDSRPGFKYDGKLILTEESRPSQIPYRALLPQGVDNLLVPVCLSATHIAWGAIRLEPVFLSTGEAAGYAAALAKQQGTTPADLNPDLLLKTLVRRRQLVSFFNDLKVNDSDPAIPAAQYFATKGFFNDFNARLNEPLTKAVRAVWERGLRQLEQGTLNPHQLAAKVQQAEEQKSPTSGETRGAFLLKARSRIEPRSS; encoded by the coding sequence ATGCCTCGTTCCCTCATACCAGTTGTTGTGCTGTTCTACAGCCTCCTTGTAATCCTGTCTCCTCTCTCTGCTGCAGAACCAGACCACAAAGTCGACATCTGTGTCTATGGCGGCACCTCTGGTGGTGTCGTTGCAGCTGTGAAAGCAGCCCGTCTTGGTAAGACCGCCATCCTGATCGAACCGGGCCAGCACCTGGGCGGCATGAGTTCCGGTGGACTCAGCTTCTCCGACATGGGAAAGTCAGCCACAGTGGCTGGCATGGCCCACGAGTTCTACGAACGGATCGGTAAAAAATATGGCAAGCCACTGGAAACACGACTGGAACCGCATATTGCTGAAGCGGTCTTTGAAGAAATGATCAAAGAAGCCGGCGTGAAGGTCATCCGGGGAGAACCACTACAGAAAGTTCAAAAGCAGGGACCACGGATCGTGGAACTGACCACAGAGCAGGGGACTCGCATCGCGGCAGAGATGTTTATCGACTGCACCTACGAAGGCGATCTACTGGCCGCCGCCGGCGTGTCGTATTCGCTGACCCGTGAAGCCAATTCACAATACGACGAAACATTGAACGGCGTACAGTTGTATGAAATTCCTCAAGTCCATTTTGGTAAGTATGACAAAATCGGCCGCCGCAAAGATCGGCGGGGGCTCTGGGATCGTGCCATCCCCCTCGATCCATACAAGATCCCTGGTAAACCGGAAAGCGGTCTGCTGCCCCTGATCGAGGAAGGAGAACTGGGAACAATCGGTGAAGCTGCTCCTGGAGTGCAGGCTTACTGCTTCCGTTTATGTGTCACCGATCAACCGGAGAACCGGATCCCGATCGCGTCTCCTGCCAACTATGATCCGGCCCGTTACGAGATCGTGGCCCGCTATATCGCTGCCTGTGAGAAAGCAGGCGATGATATGGACCTCCGCTGGTTTACCAAGCACGATGCACTCCCCAACGGCAAGTTTGATTTCAACACCGCCTATTTCGGTTTGAACTATGTCGGAGGCAACAAGGGGTACAGTGAAGCCTCACACGCTGAGCGTCAGCAGATTATCAAGGAACACGAAAACTATGCCCGCGGCCTCTTCTACTTTCTGAAGACGGACGAACGCGTTCCGCAGAAAGTACGTGATCAGGTTAGTCGCTACGGGCTCTGCAAAGACGAATTCCAGGACAATGGTGGCTGGCCTCACCAGCTCTATATTCGCGAATCGCGACGGATGGTCTCCGACCTGGTGATGACCGAACATTACTGTCGCCACCAGGTGGTCGCCCCTAAATCAGTCGGCCTGGCCTCGTACGGCATCGACATCCATGAAATCCGCCGAATCGTTCATAATGGAGTGATGGTGCGGGAAGGCAAACTGCTGGGGCACCACAGCACCCGCGGTCCCTATCCGATCGGTTTTGACGCGATCGTCCCCAAAGTGGAAGAATGCGATAACCTGCTGGTCACTTTCGCAATCTCCGCCAGCCACGTCGCTTTTGGCTCAACCCGCATGGAACCGGTGCTGATGATTCTCAGCCAGTCCGCCGCGACCGCCGCCAGCCAGGCCATCGATGTGGGGTGCGCTATTCAGGATGTCAATTACCAGCGTCTCCGCACCCAGCTGCTGGCTGATGGGCAACTGCTCGACTGGCCCTCACCTGTGCAAAACGGGAAGTCGACTGCACGAGTGATCGTAAACGCCGAAACATTGCCTGGCATCGTACTCGACAATTCCGACGCCAAATACACAGGTAGTTGGGCGGAGAGCAACGGTCAGCCTTCACCAATCGGCAGGAACTATTCCCACGATGGAAACAAGGACCGGGGCCAGAAGTCGGCCCGGTTCACTCCCGCGATCAAACAGTCAGGCGACTATGAAGTCCGGCTGATTTATACCTGGCATCCGAACCGTTCCAGTAAAGTTCCGGTGACGATTCAAAGTGCCGACGGCAAGAAAACCATCATTATCAATCAGCGTCAACCAGCGCTGGTCAAACAGGTGCCAGTCTCACTGGGAACCTTTCACTTTGAAGCAGGGCAGCCTGCCTCCGTCACAGTTTCCAACCAGGGGGCCGATGGCTTTGTCGTCGTCGATGGCCTGCAGTTGCTGCTGGTGAAACTCGCTGAAGCAGAACGGGCGGGGAAACGAAAATCGGGATACCCTCAGCTGACGATGGAAGCCAAACCGAAATTCCGTCAGCCCAACGCAGCCCAGGCAGCACAGGTCGCCTTCTCCCCACTGGCGGAAAAAACGCTGCCCCGTACACCCGGTGAATCGACGCGTCACTCCAGCGAGCCGGTTCAGCTGGCACGGTCTGCGGACGCGGATGAAGTCGCCGGGAAATCGTATGACATCGTTGTGGTCGGCGGCACCGGGGGCGGTGTGGCAACAGCCGTCCGGGCGGCCCGCGAAGGGTGTTCGGTCCTGCTGGTACAGCACAACGGGCATATCGGCGGAATGATGACCAACGGTCTGATGCAGTGGGACGCCCTGTATGGCGGGCCGCGTTCCCCGCTGTTCAGCGAGCTGTTGGAAAACATCGAAAACTACTATATCGACACCTTCGGCCGCGACTCGCGCGATCATCAGACCATCCGTTATACTCACGAGAAATATCCGATCGGCTGGGCCGAACCACACGTCGCCGAGCGGGAGTACAACCGGCTGGTTGCGCAGGAGAAAAACATCACTCTACTCCTGCACCACTACCCAACGGACGTCGATCGCCAGGGCTCCCTCATTCAATCAGTCACCCTCTGCCGATACGGCACGCCCGAGACGATTCAGGTGAAGGGAACCACGTTTGTTGATGCCACCTATGAAGGGGATCTGTTCGCGCTGGCCGACGTCCCTTACCGCGTGGGCCGCGAAGCCCGCGATGAATACGACGAGCCACACGCGGGCAAAGTCTTCGTCAACATTGACGGTCATCGGCCAGAGAGCGTCGTGAAAGAGAGGCTCAACATCCGCGTCTATGGTGCCCGTGAGGGGAGCATCGATCCCACCAGCCCATTTTCAGCGGATGGCGCAGTGCAGGCCTATAACTACCGGTTCTGTGTGACTTCAGATCCCGCTAACCGGCTGCCGATCCCAAAACCAGCGAGTTATGATCGTGCAGACTACCTGGACTTTCACCGTCGGTACATCCCGGCGAGCCAGGGGTCAAACCACAAATCACACGTCAACAGCCCGATCATGCCTGGGCAGAACCACGCCTATCCAGAAGCCGACTGGCCGACCCGCGAGAAGATCATCCAGCAACACCTCGACTTCGGCCTGGGACTGATGTGGTTCCTGCAGCACGATGAATCGATCCCTGCCGCCAAACGACAGGAGTACCTCAAATGGGGGCTGCCGAAAGACGAATACGCCGACTATGATCACGTTCCTTACGAAATGTACGTCCGCGAAGCACGGCGGATCGTGGGCCGGCACGTCTTCAACGAAAATGACGGGATGCTGGCGGATGGCTACCATCGCACACCGATCCACCAGGACAGTATCGCGGTGACCGACTGGTACATGGACTCGCACTCCTGCACGACAGATAGCCGCCCCGGCTTCAAATATGACGGCAAACTGATACTGACCGAAGAGTCCCGCCCATCTCAAATTCCGTATCGCGCACTGCTGCCGCAGGGGGTCGACAATCTGCTGGTGCCGGTCTGCCTCTCCGCGACCCACATCGCCTGGGGCGCCATCCGCCTGGAACCGGTCTTTCTCTCCACAGGCGAAGCCGCTGGTTACGCCGCCGCCCTGGCAAAGCAGCAGGGAACCACGCCAGCGGATCTCAATCCCGACCTGCTACTGAAAACGCTGGTCCGCCGCCGGCAGCTGGTCAGTTTCTTCAACGACCTGAAAGTGAACGACTCAGATCCCGCGATCCCCGCCGCCCAGTATTTCGCCACGAAAGGCTTCTTCAACGACTTTAACGCCCGTCTGAACGAACCGCTGACCAAAGCGGTCCGCGCCGTGTGGGAACGCGGGCTGAGACAGCTGGAGCAGGGGACGCTGAATCCCCACCAACTGGCTGCAAAGGTTCAGCAGGCGGAAGAACAAAAATCGCCGACGTCAGGGGAGACGCGCGGGGCATTTTTATTAAAAGCACGGAGCAGAATTGAACCACGGTCTTCCTGA
- a CDS encoding oxygen-binding di-iron domain-containing protein has product MFDFDTPTVNEIAADVFRIGCYAPALDLQFNYFLVQDDAPLLFTTGYKSSFPLVQKAVAQVMDPAKLRYIAFSHFESDECGALNQWLDVAPEAEPVCSLVSAMVNINDFAIRPPKGMVDGEQLNTGKYQYRFCSTAQLPHGWDAGLLYEETQGTLFCSDLFHQGGNVDALTESDLSEQVLTAMQQMQAGPLADYIPYTKQTDRILNRLADLKPKTLAIMHGSSFAGDGEQAFRDLSSAMKTVFG; this is encoded by the coding sequence ATGTTCGACTTCGATACCCCCACCGTTAATGAAATTGCCGCGGATGTGTTTCGGATTGGCTGTTATGCGCCGGCCCTGGATTTGCAGTTTAATTATTTCCTGGTACAGGATGACGCGCCGCTGCTGTTTACGACCGGGTACAAGTCCAGCTTTCCGCTGGTACAGAAAGCGGTTGCGCAGGTAATGGATCCGGCAAAACTACGGTATATCGCCTTCAGTCATTTCGAGTCGGATGAATGCGGGGCGCTCAACCAGTGGCTGGACGTGGCGCCTGAGGCGGAGCCGGTCTGCAGTCTGGTTTCGGCAATGGTGAATATCAATGACTTCGCGATCCGGCCGCCCAAAGGGATGGTCGACGGCGAGCAACTTAACACGGGCAAATATCAGTACCGCTTCTGCTCGACCGCACAGCTGCCGCACGGCTGGGACGCGGGTCTGCTCTATGAAGAGACGCAGGGGACGCTATTCTGTTCGGACCTGTTCCACCAGGGAGGGAATGTGGACGCGCTCACTGAAAGCGATCTATCAGAACAGGTGCTGACGGCGATGCAGCAGATGCAGGCGGGTCCACTGGCCGACTACATCCCTTACACGAAACAGACGGACCGAATTCTCAACCGTCTGGCGGACCTGAAACCCAAAACGCTGGCAATTATGCACGGATCCAGTTTCGCCGGAGACGGTGAACAGGCCTTTCGGGATCTGTCGTCCGCGATGAAAACTGTCTTCGGTTGA
- a CDS encoding alpha/beta hydrolase fold domain-containing protein: MRFTNLALCVLAICVFGVSSYPVWAADEKPQPDERLQKLLKRFPAADKNKDGILTRDEARAYRQQMQKRQGRPVNSVKPTHADVKYGVHARNVLDFYQAKSDQPTPLVVYIHGGGFVGGSKRVNPGFLQQCLDAGISVAAIHYRFIDGKKVLLPEPQRDGARAVQFLRSKAKEWNIDPKRVACFGGSAGAGISMWIAFHDDLAKPDSDDPIERESTRIQAVGTFGGQSTYDPIKIKSLVGGRAWEHPSIFKAYGVDTAEEALHPTPEQQKRYDESSAIMHLTKDDPPLYMVYSEADGPLPANARPGQGIHHPNFGRDLVKKMNELEIENVFIYTPEAKGRNPKREMLEFFQRQFAKVK, translated from the coding sequence ATGCGTTTCACAAATCTCGCTCTCTGCGTCCTCGCCATCTGTGTCTTTGGGGTTAGCTCGTATCCAGTCTGGGCAGCCGATGAAAAACCGCAGCCGGACGAACGCCTGCAGAAGTTGTTGAAACGCTTTCCGGCGGCTGATAAAAACAAAGATGGTATTCTCACCCGAGACGAAGCGCGGGCTTACCGCCAGCAAATGCAGAAACGTCAGGGGAGACCAGTCAATTCTGTTAAACCGACCCACGCCGATGTGAAATACGGTGTCCATGCACGGAACGTACTCGACTTCTACCAGGCCAAATCCGATCAGCCGACCCCCCTGGTCGTCTACATTCACGGCGGCGGATTTGTGGGAGGCAGTAAACGGGTGAATCCCGGCTTTCTACAGCAGTGTCTGGACGCCGGCATCAGCGTCGCTGCGATTCACTACCGCTTTATTGACGGTAAAAAAGTCCTGCTCCCAGAGCCCCAGCGCGACGGAGCCCGGGCCGTGCAGTTTCTCCGTAGTAAAGCCAAGGAGTGGAATATTGACCCGAAGCGGGTGGCCTGCTTTGGGGGCTCCGCCGGCGCCGGGATTTCAATGTGGATCGCCTTTCACGACGACCTGGCCAAGCCGGACAGCGACGACCCCATTGAACGCGAATCGACCCGCATTCAGGCGGTGGGCACCTTTGGCGGACAGAGCACATACGATCCGATTAAAATCAAATCTCTGGTAGGTGGCCGGGCCTGGGAGCATCCTTCGATTTTCAAAGCTTATGGCGTTGACACAGCAGAAGAGGCCCTGCATCCCACTCCGGAACAGCAGAAACGCTACGACGAATCGTCGGCGATCATGCATCTGACGAAAGACGATCCACCACTCTACATGGTCTACAGCGAAGCAGACGGCCCCCTGCCCGCAAACGCTCGCCCCGGCCAGGGTATCCATCATCCCAACTTCGGGCGTGATCTGGTGAAAAAGATGAACGAACTCGAAATCGAAAACGTCTTTATCTACACACCGGAAGCCAAAGGCCGCAATCCTAAACGCGAAATGCTGGAGTTCTTTCAGAGGCAGTTCGCGAAGGTGAAATAA
- a CDS encoding DUF1598 domain-containing protein has product MKVLSYLRNKRRHIRFGTMLCLMISLTSVSLAQTNNGGNNNGNNTNNQNNNQNAGGITIDANGVISAPFQITLNSKQLNQKRLQALAAQALPADINQNSEFRKVSLVQLEKVCQEYKNKNEPLAPEVQYLAGLWRIDYLFVDRENHDLVIAGPAEGFASNAQNRVVCVNSGRPPIRLDDLVVALQSQEQDLVTGCSFDAKQENLARMHEYIRRTNNASSTATAVTRFRTMAQILGMQDVTVTGVPAGSHYARVLVEADYMLKRISIGLEPSGIREIKSHLATLRGGGNSTQRWWFTPLYDAFTTTADRDAFQFSGQRLQMMSQEEFVSQAGQRTEASETRNSTTRYAQQFTKHFAKLADLHPTFAELQSITDLTVLAALIRKERLDDQVGWNHRFFLAESDYLVPQGNIPTQVPTAMNYKKAGRLMICLVGGGVTINARSVLRQTEFVTIRDDSLTERKQSVQRGAGDLKSRWWWD; this is encoded by the coding sequence ATGAAAGTCCTCTCTTACCTCCGAAATAAACGAAGACATATCCGGTTCGGAACCATGCTCTGTCTGATGATCAGCCTCACTTCAGTCAGTCTGGCTCAGACGAATAACGGGGGCAACAATAACGGTAACAACACCAATAACCAGAACAACAATCAGAATGCCGGTGGGATCACCATTGATGCGAATGGTGTCATTTCTGCGCCGTTTCAGATCACGTTGAACAGCAAGCAACTAAACCAGAAACGGTTACAGGCCCTGGCGGCCCAGGCTCTGCCTGCAGACATCAATCAAAATTCGGAGTTCCGCAAGGTTTCGCTGGTGCAGTTGGAGAAAGTCTGCCAGGAATATAAAAACAAAAATGAGCCACTGGCCCCCGAGGTGCAATATCTGGCAGGGTTGTGGCGAATTGATTATCTGTTTGTCGATCGGGAGAACCATGACCTGGTGATCGCTGGCCCGGCAGAGGGCTTTGCATCGAATGCGCAGAACCGGGTGGTCTGTGTGAATTCAGGGAGGCCACCAATCCGGCTGGACGATTTGGTAGTGGCACTGCAATCGCAGGAACAAGACCTGGTGACTGGTTGTTCGTTTGATGCGAAACAGGAAAACCTGGCGAGGATGCATGAATACATTCGCAGAACAAACAATGCCTCTTCGACGGCGACCGCGGTAACCCGTTTCCGCACCATGGCTCAGATCCTGGGAATGCAGGACGTGACCGTGACAGGAGTGCCGGCGGGTTCTCATTATGCCCGGGTACTGGTTGAAGCAGACTACATGCTGAAACGAATTTCGATTGGCCTGGAGCCCTCGGGAATTCGTGAGATCAAAAGTCATCTCGCGACCCTGCGGGGTGGAGGCAACAGCACTCAGCGATGGTGGTTCACCCCCCTCTATGATGCATTCACAACCACAGCAGACCGGGATGCATTTCAGTTCTCCGGACAGCGATTACAGATGATGTCCCAGGAGGAGTTCGTTAGCCAGGCAGGCCAGCGAACAGAAGCCTCAGAAACCCGAAATTCAACAACCCGGTATGCGCAGCAGTTTACAAAACATTTCGCAAAACTGGCAGACCTGCACCCCACATTTGCCGAACTCCAGTCAATCACTGACCTCACCGTGCTAGCGGCATTAATCCGGAAAGAACGACTCGACGACCAGGTGGGATGGAATCATCGGTTCTTTCTTGCTGAATCCGATTATCTGGTCCCCCAGGGAAATATTCCCACACAAGTACCAACGGCGATGAATTATAAGAAGGCAGGGCGTTTGATGATTTGCCTGGTCGGAGGTGGTGTGACGATCAATGCTCGATCGGTACTGCGTCAGACCGAGTTTGTAACGATACGGGATGATTCACTGACTGAACGAAAGCAGTCAGTCCAACGGGGGGCAGGTGACCTGAAATCCCGCTGGTGGTGGGATTGA
- a CDS encoding arylsulfatase translates to MRRAYLLTLFCFLVCSFVLSNRTLLFAAKPNVLLIMTDDQGWGDVQLHDNPLIETPNQDLLAQQGAQFERFFVSPVCAPTRAALLTGRYSLRTGVHGVTRGFENMRGEEVTIAEILKSDGYATGAFGKWHNGRHYPMHPNGQGFDEFFGFCGGHWNSYFDTNLEHNRQPVKTQGYITDVLTDKAIDFIKQNQEQPFFCYVPYNAPHSPWIVPEKYWNKYADKGLDDKARCAYAMVDCVDENLGRLLKILDELKLADNTIVLFLTDNGPNSNRYNGDMRGRKGSIHEGGIRVPLFVRYPGKIEPGTVVKPIAAHIDILPTLLEFCDVESTSGVPVDGKSLVPLLTKSAEAKWPDRMLFVDRLFRNSIPGTELPVGSVRTDRWRAAYERNKWSLYDMQADPGEKIDVSKENPKALDRLKTAYSKWFQDVSELGFEPIPIPVGHPKTSTTSLPANESFLKPEAGQGINYSGKGHNGYANSWIEDWTDTGANAVWHLEVITPGTYTATLKYTCAKTDVGCQIAVETGDQSLSATISKPHDPPKVGNQDRVEQSDNYQRKDWAELKLGTLELKKGTCDLKLTGIKKPGNELIDVKGLELMRLQ, encoded by the coding sequence ATGAGACGCGCTTACTTATTAACTCTATTCTGTTTTCTAGTCTGTTCCTTCGTTTTGTCGAACAGAACTCTCCTCTTTGCGGCGAAACCTAATGTGCTGTTGATTATGACTGATGACCAGGGATGGGGGGACGTCCAGCTGCATGATAATCCGTTGATTGAGACGCCAAACCAGGATCTACTGGCGCAACAGGGAGCCCAATTTGAGCGGTTCTTTGTTTCGCCCGTCTGTGCCCCGACTCGAGCCGCCCTCTTGACTGGACGCTATAGTCTGCGGACGGGCGTGCACGGTGTGACCCGCGGTTTCGAGAACATGCGCGGGGAAGAGGTCACGATTGCTGAGATTCTGAAATCAGACGGATATGCAACCGGTGCCTTTGGGAAATGGCATAACGGGCGACATTATCCGATGCATCCCAATGGCCAGGGATTTGACGAGTTCTTCGGTTTCTGTGGAGGTCACTGGAACAGTTATTTCGACACGAACCTGGAACATAATCGACAGCCGGTTAAAACACAGGGCTACATCACAGATGTGCTGACTGACAAGGCGATCGATTTCATCAAACAAAACCAGGAACAGCCGTTCTTCTGTTACGTCCCCTATAACGCACCGCATTCGCCCTGGATCGTTCCAGAGAAATACTGGAACAAGTATGCCGACAAAGGTCTGGATGACAAAGCACGTTGTGCCTACGCAATGGTAGATTGTGTGGATGAGAATCTGGGCCGATTACTCAAAATCCTGGATGAGTTGAAGCTGGCTGACAACACCATTGTGCTGTTTCTGACAGACAACGGTCCGAACAGCAATCGGTACAATGGTGATATGCGCGGTCGCAAGGGCTCGATCCACGAGGGAGGTATTCGCGTACCGCTGTTCGTACGGTACCCGGGAAAAATCGAGCCTGGGACAGTCGTCAAGCCGATCGCCGCGCACATTGACATTCTGCCAACGCTGCTGGAATTCTGTGACGTGGAGTCAACATCTGGAGTTCCCGTGGATGGCAAAAGCCTTGTGCCGCTGTTGACCAAGTCTGCTGAAGCGAAGTGGCCAGACAGAATGCTGTTTGTCGATCGTCTATTCCGCAACTCGATTCCGGGAACGGAGCTTCCCGTCGGGTCAGTGCGTACCGACCGCTGGCGAGCCGCATATGAGCGAAACAAGTGGAGCCTGTACGACATGCAAGCTGACCCAGGGGAGAAAATCGACGTCTCTAAAGAGAACCCGAAGGCTCTGGATCGTCTTAAGACAGCTTACAGTAAGTGGTTTCAGGATGTATCAGAACTCGGCTTTGAGCCGATACCTATTCCTGTAGGACATCCAAAAACATCGACAACATCTCTGCCAGCAAATGAATCATTTCTGAAGCCGGAAGCCGGGCAGGGAATTAACTACAGTGGCAAAGGACACAATGGTTACGCTAACAGCTGGATCGAAGACTGGACCGACACTGGAGCAAATGCGGTCTGGCACCTGGAAGTAATAACGCCAGGAACTTATACAGCAACTCTGAAATACACCTGTGCCAAAACTGATGTGGGTTGCCAGATTGCCGTGGAAACCGGTGATCAGAGTCTGAGTGCGACAATTTCCAAGCCTCACGACCCGCCCAAGGTTGGAAACCAGGATCGGGTTGAGCAGTCAGATAACTATCAGCGAAAAGACTGGGCGGAGCTCAAGCTAGGCACATTGGAACTGAAAAAAGGCACCTGCGATCTCAAGCTCACAGGCATCAAAAAGCCAGGCAATGAATTGATCGACGTTAAGGGGCTTGAGCTGATGCGTCTGCAGTGA